Genomic DNA from uncultured Desulfuromusa sp.:
ACGCGGTTGACTTCCTCTTGGCAGCATCTCAGTAATTGCTGTTTCTGCTCTTCCCGAAAATGTGTCCCTTGCTGCAAAAGTTTGGCAATCAAAGGGGATTTTTTCCGCAGATGATAACCTGTCCAGGCCAGAAGGAACCAGACCTGTAAATCCAGCAGGTCTTGCTCATTAAAGCTCAGGGCGTCTGGCCGCGTTCCTTTACCACGTTGACGAAAGAGCTCATGGTAACGGTTATGGGCAAGAATCTGAGTTTCTTCATTGACCGAAAAAAAATGTTCCACCATGAACTGACGCTCAGCATCAGAGAGTTCTTCGGGCTTGCGGGAAAGGATTTCAAGCCAGCGATCATGATCTTCACCATTGGCATAACGCTCTAACTGTTCAAGCAGAGAAGGAACCAGGTTGACGGTGACCCGTGCGTCCGTCTCAACAATGGTTTCCAACATTTCACCATAATCTTTCAGTCCATGAAGCCAGGTCCAGGGGAGCAGGGTTTGTCTACTGATCGGGTCACGATAATCGGGTTGATGCATATGCCAGAGAATACAAACTTTGAGAGGCTTTATATTTTTATGAACCGCGGCACGAGCTGCCATTCGTTTTCCTTTTTCTGTTCTGGTTATAGCTATTGTTTCAGTCACTGATGAATTTCGCTAAACTTGAAAGTACCATTATAGACTGAATGGGACAGTGGCGTCCTGATTTTTTATCAAAATGACGTTTTAGATTTATCCGTCTTGAAGAAGTCACTTGCCCTGTCGCCCGGCAACTGGCATAGTCCCGGCCATGCAGAAAAAGGCTTTCAATCTCTACTCTACTTACCTGAAGCAAAGTTTTGGTGGAAGAGTCCATAAAATTTCCATTGATGCCGGTTTTGGTTGCCCGAACCGCAAAGGTGGTCGCAATGCTCATGGCTGTGTTTTCTGTGATCCCGGAGGATCCGGATCTGTGGGTATTGAGCGGAGCGAACCGATTGCTACGCAGATAGAAAACGCCAAAGAGATAATGCGAAGAAAATATCGGGCCAAATGGTTTATCGCTTACTTTCAACCCTTTACCAATACCTTTGCCCCTGTCCCCCGGTTGCGGGATTGTTATGACCAGGCTTTAGCGGTGGAAGATGTTGTTGGCCTGGCGGTTGGGACCAGACCGGATTGTGTTCCCGAACCGGTTATGGATCTGCTGGGAGAATATCAGCAGAAAACCGATTTCTGGCTGGAACTGGGGCTTCAGAGCATCCATAATCGAACTCTTGATGATTTGCAGAGAGGGCATGATTATGCCTGCTTTCTCGATGCTTATCAACGCGCAAAGCAGAGAAATATACGGATTTGTGTTCACGTGATCCTCGGCTTGCCCGGTGAAAGTCATGCCGATATTATGGCAACTGCTGCTGAGATGGCGCGGCTGAATGTGGACGGGATAAAGATTCATTTGCTGCATATTCTTGAGGGCACGACTCTGGGTGAATTTTATAAACAGGGTCAGATCCAAATGTTGACAATGGATGAGTACGTTGAATTGGCTGTCGATTTTATCGAGCGGTTGTCACCACATACGCTTATTCACCGACTCACGGGTGATGGCCCTCGTGAGACCCTCCTTGCCCCTCTCTGGTCCCTGAATAAGTGGGAAGTTTTGAATGCCATTGATGCTGAGTTTGAGCGACGTGGTTCTCAGCAGGGAGAAAAATATGAAAGTTAAAGAAATGGGAAAAATGGCGTACGCTCCGCAGTGGCGGAGATAAGCCTGCATTATAACGGTTCAGGATTGAACCGAGGAGGACGCCTCTATTTCTGAACTGTTTTGCAGCGGGGTTGCCCCACTCCAGGAAATCAGCATTAACGATGCCCAGACAAGACTGATCAGGATAATAGCCAAACGAAACATAAAATAACCCTTTAATGTAAGCGCGATGGGGCGCAATTTAGCAGAAGAAAGCTGCTGAATCAACAACTGATAGCAGAGTATAAAGATAATATGTTCGATCTCAACAGTCTCAATCCGGAACAACGTGCAGCCGTCATTCATAAAAAAGGTTCATTGCTCCTTTTAGCTGGAGCCGGATCCGGGAAAACCCGGGTTATTACCTGCCGTATCGCCCATTTGCTGCAGCAGGGAATTCCTGCTGAGCAGATTCTTGCCGTCACATTTACCAACAAAGCTGCCCGGGAGATGCGTGAGCGAGTCCGGGAGATGGTCGGTCAGACGGCTGCCAAAGGAATGGTGATAGCGACATTTCACTCTCTTTGTGTTCGCATCCTCAAAGCCCATATCGATCGTCTTGGATTCAAGAAGAATTTTTCTATCTATGCTGCTGCTGATCAGCAGCGCTTGATAAAGGATCTGCTGCGGGAATTGAGTTCAGAGAGCAGTTCTGCCGATGCCGACCAGGTTCTCTGGCGCATCAGTAGTGCAAAGAATCACCTGATCTCTTCCGACAACTACATGGCAAGTGATAAAGACCCCGTCTCTGCATTGGTTGCCACGGTCTATCCGCGATACCAGAAAGCTCTGAAAGCTTTCAATGCCGTTGATTTTGATGATTTGCTGATGTTTACGGTGCAATTATTTGAAGATCATCCTGATCTGCTCAAACGCTATTGTGAGCGCTTTCAGTATCAGATGGTGGATGAATATCAGGACACCAATCCGGTTCAATATCGATTGTTGAAACTCCTGGCAAGTGATCACGGTAATCTGTGTGTGGTCGGTGATGATGATCAATCCATTTATGCTTTTCGTGGCGCTGATGTTGCTAATATTCTTGATTTTGAAAGTGATTTCCCCGGCACTAAAGTGATCAAGCTGGAACAGAATTATCGTTCCACCGGCAACATCCTTGCAGCCGCCAACGCGGTCATCAAGAATAATTTAAAGCGTAAAGAAAAAGCATTGTGGACTGCGTCCGGGGGAGGGTCAAAAATTGAATATCTTCTTTGTGAGGATAGTGAGGATGAAGCGCGTCAGGTGATGGAACGAATTCATGCTGAAAAGTATCGTGATAAGCTCAACTATGGAGATTTTGCAATTCTTTACCGGACCAACAGTCAGTCACGTGCTTTTGAAGAACAGCTTCGTTATGAAAATATTCCTTATGTTCTGATTGGTGGGCAGCAGTTTTTTGACCGCAAGGAAATCAAGGATGTTATTGCTTACCTTAAGGTTATCCAGAATCCGGCTGACGAAGTGAATCTGTTGCGAATCCTGAATTATCCCAAGAGGGGGATTGGCGCAGGTAGCATTGATCGTATTATTCGCAATTCCGCAGACCAGGGGATTTCGCTCTGGAAGGTACTGAATCAGGTTGAGCAGATGGCGGAAATAAAAGATCGGACTGCTACCGCCTGCAAGGACTTTACGGATCTGATTAAATGCTATCAGAAGCGCTTCAAACAACCTCTGCGGCTGCTCGAAACCCTGCAGGAGCTTTTTACTGAACTGAAGTTTGCTGATGATATTTATCGTCAGGAAAAAGACCCTCGGGTCGCCAGGCGCAGAGTAGAAAATCAGGAAGAGTTGCTGAACAGCATGTCTGTCTATCTGGATCGAACAGCAGATCCTGATCTTGACGGATTTTTAGAGAGAATATCTTTATTTGATGACGACGCTCCTGGAAAAAATGACAAAGAGAGCAAGCTTGCTCTTGATGCTGTGACCCTGATGAGTTTACATTCAAGTAAAGGACTGGAATTTCCGGTGGTGTTTTTAACCGGGCTGGAAGAAGGGTTCCTTCCCCATAAAAAATCCATCTACGAAACCTTTGATATTGATGAAGAGCGGAGGCTTTGCTATGTCGGGATAACCCGGGCACAGCGTCAGCTGTTCTTTTTTGGGGCTCGGCAACGGCGCAAGTACGGCAAACTGGAACAGCGTGAACCCAGCCGGTTTCTCAATGAAATTCCGGAAGAGTTGCTGCAGAAGTCGATCGGGCAACCGCAAAAAAATAGTACACCGGAAGATGAAGCGGCAAGTGCCAGTAGTTTTTTTGCTAACATCGGTCAGATGTTTGGTGACTGATTATTCTTAAAACAATGAAAAACACATAAAGGAGATAAATTGATGTCAATGATTACCGCTAGATTTCCCGGTGGGGCTATGGTAAATGCACATTTTGAAGGTTTTGAGGTTGCGACTGATCAACCTGAAGATAATGGTGGAACGAATTCAGCTCCTGAACCTTACATGTTGTTTCTCTCTTCCATAGTGACTTGCGCCGGATTTTATGTTCAGAAGTTTTGTCAACAGCGGGAGTTGTCTACAGAAGGAATGACAATGACCCTCGATATTGAACGCCATCCGGAGAGCCGTCGGCTGGAAAAAGTTAAAATGGCGATTCAGCTTCCTGAAGCTTTTCCCGATAAGTATCGAAAAGCTGTCATCCGTGCTGCCGGAATGTGTTCAGTAAAGAAAGCAATAGCGGATCCACCGGAATTTGAGGTCATTACGGAATAGATAGAGCTGCGATATCGGATCAGGTCCAACCTCGTTTTCAAGGATTGTAATGGCTGCAAGTAAAAAACATTTGGAAAAGAAAATTCTCCAGCTGGAGAAGGAAAATCAAAGCCTCCGGGAGCTCAATGAAAAACTGAACCGGATACAGGTCAGTTATGAAAAGATCCTGGGTGAGAATAACTCCAGCCTGCTCCGATCTGATATGGCGTGCATGCAGCTGGAACAAATTTTTTCCGCTTACACCGATCCAATGTGGGTTCTCCGTGAGGATGGCCGCATTATAAGAGTCAATGGTGCCATGCTGGAAATGCTCGACAAGTCTGAAGATGAGGTCCTTGGAAAAACCTGTGTGAATTTTCTGCGACATGATCTATGCAGGAACACAACCTGCCCGTTAAAAAGTCGTAACAATGCCAACACCAATGAAGTGGATATTTA
This window encodes:
- a CDS encoding TIGR01212 family radical SAM protein (This family includes YhcC from E. coli K-12, an uncharacterized radical SAM protein.); the encoded protein is MQKKAFNLYSTYLKQSFGGRVHKISIDAGFGCPNRKGGRNAHGCVFCDPGGSGSVGIERSEPIATQIENAKEIMRRKYRAKWFIAYFQPFTNTFAPVPRLRDCYDQALAVEDVVGLAVGTRPDCVPEPVMDLLGEYQQKTDFWLELGLQSIHNRTLDDLQRGHDYACFLDAYQRAKQRNIRICVHVILGLPGESHADIMATAAEMARLNVDGIKIHLLHILEGTTLGEFYKQGQIQMLTMDEYVELAVDFIERLSPHTLIHRLTGDGPRETLLAPLWSLNKWEVLNAIDAEFERRGSQQGEKYES
- a CDS encoding UvrD-helicase domain-containing protein — translated: MFDLNSLNPEQRAAVIHKKGSLLLLAGAGSGKTRVITCRIAHLLQQGIPAEQILAVTFTNKAAREMRERVREMVGQTAAKGMVIATFHSLCVRILKAHIDRLGFKKNFSIYAAADQQRLIKDLLRELSSESSSADADQVLWRISSAKNHLISSDNYMASDKDPVSALVATVYPRYQKALKAFNAVDFDDLLMFTVQLFEDHPDLLKRYCERFQYQMVDEYQDTNPVQYRLLKLLASDHGNLCVVGDDDQSIYAFRGADVANILDFESDFPGTKVIKLEQNYRSTGNILAAANAVIKNNLKRKEKALWTASGGGSKIEYLLCEDSEDEARQVMERIHAEKYRDKLNYGDFAILYRTNSQSRAFEEQLRYENIPYVLIGGQQFFDRKEIKDVIAYLKVIQNPADEVNLLRILNYPKRGIGAGSIDRIIRNSADQGISLWKVLNQVEQMAEIKDRTATACKDFTDLIKCYQKRFKQPLRLLETLQELFTELKFADDIYRQEKDPRVARRRVENQEELLNSMSVYLDRTADPDLDGFLERISLFDDDAPGKNDKESKLALDAVTLMSLHSSKGLEFPVVFLTGLEEGFLPHKKSIYETFDIDEERRLCYVGITRAQRQLFFFGARQRRKYGKLEQREPSRFLNEIPEELLQKSIGQPQKNSTPEDEAASASSFFANIGQMFGD
- a CDS encoding OsmC family protein — encoded protein: MSMITARFPGGAMVNAHFEGFEVATDQPEDNGGTNSAPEPYMLFLSSIVTCAGFYVQKFCQQRELSTEGMTMTLDIERHPESRRLEKVKMAIQLPEAFPDKYRKAVIRAAGMCSVKKAIADPPEFEVITE